The DNA window CAGGGCCCTATCAGAAAGGCCATTACATCCTCAGGACGAGCATGAGTTGTTCGGGATGCTGGTCGTGTCGGTTTGGCGTGCCCCGGTGCACACAAACCTTTGATCCCGACAAGATCGTACGTCTGGTGGTTGAGGTGATTCGTCACCGGGAACACAATCTTGCCAAAATGACCTTCCCCGGCCTGGAACTGATGCGCTCCGCCCGCCATCTTGGGGGCTTTTGGCTGGACGCCCTTGCTCCCGGTCCGGAGGACCCTTCGGCCAGACAGGCCCTGGATCGATTCTGGCATGGGGTATGGAAATGGCATTTCAAGGCATGCGACGAGGAGCAGGCCCGAGGGGCTGCTGCCGGGCTTGTGCAGGCCTTCCCTGTCCTTGTTAAAACAATGCGCGCCAGACTGGTTTCCCTGTGCCGCGTAGTTGCCACTCATGGTGGCCGGACATCAGGTCAGGGGGATGATCTTCTGGTGTCATCAGCCATGCCGTGCCTTTCTCCTTGTGTAAGTTTTGCTCGGCTTATCCTGGAAAACGGCAATTTCGCTCGCTCCTCATATCTATCCGTTCTCACGCTGTTGGAACGTATCCTTTCCCTGCTCGAATAATCCCTCATAATCCCCTGTAGTGGTGTGATACCCGGTATATTCCGGCTGACTTGGAACGACTCTTGTAAAAGTGGCGTTCAAGGAGGTCGTGTATGCAGATTTTTTCCCCCCTGAACCAATTGGTCAGCCAACCGGTTCCAGGCTCGTCAGCTTGGGATTCTGAACCGGAAAGGGAGACCGATACTCGCTTTGACACGTGTTTTTCCGAGATGCTGTCGGCGGATGATAACGTGGATAATGATGCCTGTTCGCGTGCATCCCAGCAGACTTCCGAAACGATGAAGGCTGATGAACCAGATACCAAGCAGGAATATTTTTCCCCTGCTACGGAACATGATGAGGCTCAGCTCCGGGAAAATGTTGCAGGGTCTGATGCTCCTTGGGAAGCACATGATCAGTCCCTGCCCGAGACATCGGCCATGTCAGAAGATGAACTTAGCAAACTTTTGGATCAGTTTTTGGGGTTGATTCGGAGCCGTTCTGGGGAATCGGTTGCCGATATCCAATCCGGGCCAACAGGTTTGAATCACAGGAGTTCTGAGAATGTCGGAAGCTTCCAGCCGTATTTTTTAGCGGGCAAGAAGCAGCAAGGCCAGGGAGTTGTGGAAGAATTCAGTGAGCTCAAGGATGCTTTACGCCAACTGGGACAGCGTTTTGCCAACAAGGACTTGGACGCGTTGTCCGGCCATGAGCTGGCCCGGCAGATGCGGTCCATGAGTGTTTCCGCGGAAGACGTGGCGGCTATTAAGGACATGCTGCGCAAAGTGTTGGGAAGAGATGGCGAGGGCATGTTGTATCCCGGTGGCCAGCTTGCCAACGAGCAGGCAGTGTCTGAAACCGGGGTCGGAGAAGCTTTCCCTGCAGAAAGGCAGGCCTTGCGATCCCTGTTCAATGACAAGGTGCATATGGATCCGGCTCCTCGGCAGGAGACACCTCGTCATGGCAAAGGTACAGAGGAGCAACAGCGATTTTCCCTCGGGAAATCGAATGTTGTTGAAAAGACGTCCTCCAGTGAGTCTGCAGGCCAGACACGTGTGGGGGATCAAGATGAACAGCAGCGTTTTTTCCTCGGGAAATCGAACGTTGTTGAA is part of the Desulfoplanes formicivorans genome and encodes:
- a CDS encoding flagellar hook-length control protein FliK; the protein is MQIFSPLNQLVSQPVPGSSAWDSEPERETDTRFDTCFSEMLSADDNVDNDACSRASQQTSETMKADEPDTKQEYFSPATEHDEAQLRENVAGSDAPWEAHDQSLPETSAMSEDELSKLLDQFLGLIRSRSGESVADIQSGPTGLNHRSSENVGSFQPYFLAGKKQQGQGVVEEFSELKDALRQLGQRFANKDLDALSGHELARQMRSMSVSAEDVAAIKDMLRKVLGRDGEGMLYPGGQLANEQAVSETGVGEAFPAERQALRSLFNDKVHMDPAPRQETPRHGKGTEEQQRFSLGKSNVVEKTSSSESAGQTRVGDQDEQQRFFLGKSNVVEKTSSSESAAQVRVGEFQGENAGLTGRKPGSSDQETSRDSGFAGSKDHTAKVADTTSRSETLFARALLEGEASDQSRITNRSNVSRHVLEQVQQGAFRTLGQGKKQLSLQLNPADLGTVNVILQVKGKEVNAILKTSHEDTSRILGEHMVQLKDHLEKQGLKVVRLEVQNQMASNDQSGQWSSGSEHNQSRERYEADMRELRWRSLRSEGEVLARDVQTGEHTVNVSPRGVDFFA